CGCCGGCAAGCATAGCGGAGAGCGGTCGCGCTGCGGTGCATGGCATGCGGAAAGCGCGTGTATGCGACACCCGTACCCGTCAACAACACGTTGGCACCCTCGAAAGCTATCGCGATCAAATCTTGCGCACGCGCCGCCGATGCAGTGCATAGCCGGTGATCGCGCCAACCAGCGTGGATGCCGGCAAAACCCCGAACACCAACACGATTGCCAACGTGTTGGATTGCTCATCATTGAGGGGGTAACCCGCCCCAAACAGGCGGTCGTAAGTCACAGAACCCAGCACGCCGAAGGCCGCGCCCAACAGTGCCCCGAAAATGACGTGGAGAGCGGCTTTCATGCGAGTTGCCAGAACCATACGGCCTGGGCTTTTTCCATATCGGAAACGTCGCTAAAAATGCTGTGGACGCCAAAACCGCCGATGCGTAAGTGAATGCGCAGCCATGACCCACGGTCGCTCAACCGGCTACCGTTCCATAAGTCGATGTGGTCCCCCTGCATTCCTGGCCCCCAGTAGTTTTGAAAGAATACGAGCCCAGTGCGGTCCTTCATGCCCGCACTGCTCTCTGCGTGACCGAATGCCTGTGCGCCTGTGAACTTTTCTATGCGGATCGGCAAGCGGGTTCCTCCAGCCGCCACCCAGTCGGCCACCTCCTGCGCACGGATCGGGTACTTCTCCGTACCCTGTTGCCAGGATCGCACCCCTCGAAATGTTTTGAAGTCCACGCCGGCACGCATGAGGGCGGCTGAAAAATTAATGGCGCACTGGTTTTCGTAGGCCGCTTTATTCAGCAGAGGCGCATCGCCTTTGACGTTTGGATGGTTTTTCCAGATATCTTGAAAGTTTGGCATTGCGCTGACGGTCATGCGTTTGTATTGCCCACCGGCAAATACCGGCCAGTGGCTTTCCCTTGGAGCCGGGCATTAGGAAGGCACGCTTGTGCGAGACTGATTCAAGATTTCAAGGCTTGGATTCGATGAAGAACGGCAGCCCGCCGCCCGCCGAGGCCGGCGCCATGGGCGCGGCGGCGTCGCCGGTGCCGCCATTCTGGGGAGAGGCCGGTGACGGCGCCGCAGGCTGCCCCAGTGAATGCGGCACCGCCGGCACGGTCGGCTGCCCGCCGAAGCTCGCGCCCGGCAGGTCGCCCCCCTCGATCGGCGTGGCCACGGGCGGCGCGTCGGGCGTGGCATCCTGCAGCGGCTTGAGCGGCGCCTCGGAAATGTCCGGGGCCTCGGACAGGTTCTGAGGCGCCGACGCCTCGGAGGCCGGGCGCATCGCGGGCTCGACCGGGGCCGTGCCCTGCGCGGGCGGCGGTGTGTCGGCGGCCGGACCGGTGCGGCGGCCGAACAGGTCGTAGACCCAGGTGCGCACGCCGCCCACGGCGCTGTCCACCCAGCCGCTCTTTTCCTCCTCGTCGATGAACCGCTCGCGCGCATCGATCACCTTGGTGCGAAGGGCCTGCTGGAACACCTCGCCCACTATGGGCAGCGCGCTGTGGGCGCCCTGCCCCCAGTAGTCGCTGCGCAGGGTGATGCGGCCATCGTTGAAGCCGGCCCAGGCCCCCGCCACCAGTTGCGGGTGCATCAGGATGAACCAGCCGTCGGTGTTGTCCTGCGTGGTGCCGGTCTTGCCCGCCACGTCGGCGGTGATGCCGTAGCGGGTGCGGATCGCGGCGCCCGTGCCCTTGTCGATCACGCCGCGCATGGCATCGCGCAGCGCCTGCACGGCCGGCAGTCCCGCGGCGCGCTCCGGATCGGCGGGCGCGAAGTCCTCCAGCACCTTGCCGTTCTTGTCTTCGATGCGCGTGATGACGATGGGCGCCCGGTACTGGCCGCCGTTGGCGATGGTTCCGTAGGCGGCCACCATTTCCTTGAGCGTGACGGGACTGGTGCCCAGAGCCAGCGAAGGCACCACGTCGAGCCGCGACTCGCGCACGCCCATGGCCTGCGCCCAACGCGCCACGCGCTCGGGGCCCACTTTCTGCATGACCTGCGCGGTGATGGTGTTCTTGGAGTACGCCAGGCCGTCGGCCAGGGTCATCGGGGCATTGCTGGGTGGGCCTTCATCGGTGGGCCGCCAGACCTGGCGGCCGCCCAGGGGAATCTCCACCGCCTCGTCCATCAGCGTGTCGGTGGGCAGCAGGCCATTGGCGAAGGCCGCGCCGTACACGAACGGCTTGAAGGTCGAGCCCGGCTGGCGGCGCGCGGCCTGCACGTGGTCGAAGGGGTCGGTGGCGAAATCGCGGCTGCCCACCCAGGCCCGGACCTCGCCGGTGCGTGGGTCCAGCGCCAGGAAACCGGCCTGCACGCGCGTCTTTTGCTGGCGCAGCTGGCGCATGAAAGAGGCGTCGTCCAGCAGGCCCTGCAGGGCTTCGTCGGGCGTGGCGCCCTTGGCCACGGCGGCCTCGTACTGCGCCGATTCGCGCACCAGTGCCTGCACCAGCGGGCCCTTGGGGTTCCAGGCGCTGCGCGAGGCCCAGGCGCCGTCGGCCACGCCCTGCAGCTGCCGGCCCTGGCGGGCGACCGCCTGGTTGGCGAGGGTCTGCAGGCGCGAATCGATGGTGGTGCGGACCACCAGCCCGTCGGCATACAAACTGTAGCCGTTGCGGTCGGCCCAGTCGATGAGCTGCTTGCGCAGCTGCTGCGCCAGGTGCGGCGCGGGGCCGGCGGTTTCGATCTGGCGCTCGAAGCGGATGCGCAGCGGCCGGCGCGACAGGGTGTCGTACTGCTCGGCGGAGAGCTTGCCGCGCTTTTTCATCTGCGACAGCACGGTGTTGCGCCGCTCCTGCGCGCGCTCGGGGTTGAGCACGGGGTTGTAGTAGCTCGTGCCCTTGAGCATGCCGATGAGGGTGGCGCTCTCCAGCACGGTGAGCTTGTCGGCCGACTTGTCGAAGTACGTGCGCGCGGCCATCTCGATGCCGTAGGCGTTGTACAGGAACGGCACGGTGTTCAGGTAGGTCTCCAGGATCTCGTCCTTGGAGTACAGCACCTCGATCTTGAGCGCGGTGATGGCCTCCTTCAGCTTGCGCGTGAGCGTGGGCGCGCGGCCGATGTCCTCGGGGTAGAGGTTTCGCGCGAGCTGCTGCGTGATGGTGGAGCCGCCCTGCTTGTCACCGCCCAGGGTGCGGATCAGCGCCGAGCCGGTGCGCCGCCAGTCGAGGCCGAAGTGGTCGTAGAAGCGGTGGTCCTCGGTGGCGATGAGCGCGTCCTTCACCGAAGGGGCGATGTCCTCCAGCGCCACCCATTCGCGGTTGACCCATTTGTATTCGGCCAGCAGGCGGCCATCGGCCGAGACGAGTTGCGCGGGCTGCTCGGTCTTGGCCTTGCGGATGTCGCTGATGGCTGGGGTGAACGGGACCAGGGCCAGCACGTACAGCAGCAGGGCCAGGGGCACGGCCAGCAGCGCCCAGAGCACCGCGCGGCGGGACCGCAGGTGGCGGGCGGCGAAGGCCCAGGCGCGCGCCAGCAGCGGCGCGGCGTGGCCCCGCCACGCGGCTGTCAGGCGCGCGCGCAGGGAAGCAAGCACAGGGGGCATCGGGGGCTCAATGGTCGAAATAGGCTCACGCCCTAGATTTATATGCCTTTATAGCTATCAAATGCATAGCAAATGCATAGCAAATGCATAGCAAATGCACGGTAGCGGCCGCGCATGCTCATGCGCTCTCGCGGCCCAGCAAGGCCAGCATGCCGGCCTCGTCGAGCACGGGCACGCCCAGCTCCTGCGCCTTCACCAGCTTGCTGCCGGCCTCCTCGCCGGCAACGACGTAGCTGGTCTTCCTGCTGACCGACCCCGCCACCTTGGCGCCGGCCGCCTCCAGCAGGTCCTTGGCCTCGTCGCGGCTCAGGGTGGGCAAGGTGCCGGTGAGTACGATGGTCTGGCCGGCCAGGGGCAGCACGGCCCGCTCGGCCGGCGCGCCCTCGGGCCAGGTGACGCCGCACCCCTCAGGCACAGGTTTTCGCAGCTGCTCGACGACCTCGCGGTTGTGCGGCTGGTCGAAGAAGGTGCGGATGGCCTCGGCCACGACCGGGCCGACGTCGTTCACCTCCAGCAGCTGCTCCACGCTCGCGTCCATGATCGCGTCCAGGCCGCCGAAGTGGCGCGCCAGGTCCTTGGCCGTGGCCTCGCCCACGTGGCGGATGCCCAGCCCGAACAGGAAGCGCGGCAAGGTGGCCTGCTTGGATTTCTCCAGCGCGGCCAGCACGTTCTGCGCCGATTTCTCCGCCATGCGCTCCAGGCTGCTGAGGGCGGTGAGGCCCAGGCGGTACAGGTCGGGCAAGGTGCGGATGACCTGGCCCTCGACCAATTGGTCCACCAGCTTGTCGCCCAGGCCCTCGATGTCCATGGCGCGCCGCGCGGCGAAGTGCAGGATGGCCTCCTTGCGCTGGGCGGCGCAGAACAGCCCGCCCGAGCAGCGGTGGTTGACCTCGCCCTTCTCGCGCACCACGGCGCTGCCGCAGATGGGGCACTGGCGGGGCATGCGGAAGTTGGGCACGTAGGGATGGCGCGGCGGTGCCGGCAGGCTGACGGGCGCATCACTGCCCGCTGCATCGGCCGCAGCGGCCATGTCCACCAGGTCCACAAGGTCCACCAGCGCATCCGTGGCTGCAGCGGCCGCGGGGCCAGCCGTGGCCCCGCGCTTGCCAGCCGGCTCGGGCACCGGCATGGCCGCGCCCAGCGCCGGCGGCACCACGGCCACGACTTCGGGAATCACGTCGCCCGCGCGCCGCACGATCACCTGGTCGCCCACGCGGGCCTTCTTGCGGCGCAGCTCGAACAGATTGTGCAGCGTGGCGTTGGTGACGGTCACGCCGCCCACGAACACCGGCGCCATCCGCGCCACGGGCGTGAGCTTGCCGGTGCGGCCCACCTGCACATCGATGCCGTCCATGCGCGTGACCATCTCCTGCGCGGGGTACTTGTGCGCCACGGCCCAGCGCGGCTCGCGCGTGACGAAGCCCAGCTGGCGCTGCAGGTCCAGGCGGTTGACCTTGTAGACCACGCCGTCAATGTCGTAGGGCAAGCGGTCGCGCGAAGCGCCGATGGCCTGGTGGAAGGCGATCAACTCGTCTGCGCCATGCGCCACGCGCACCTGCGCGGCCACGGGGAATCCCCAGCCTTTCAGCGCCTGCAGCATGTCGTAGTGCGTGCCGAAGTCGGGCCCGCCCTCGCCGGCTGACGTGACGTCGCCCAGCCCGTAGGCGAAAAAGCTCAGGGGCCGCTGCGCGGAGATGCCCGAATCAAGCTGGCGCACCGCCCCCGCCGCCGCGTTGCGCGGATTGACGAAGGTCTTGCCGCCGGCCTCGCGCTGGCGTTCGTTGAGCCGGTCGAAGTCGGCGCGGCGCATGTACACCTCGCCGCGCACCTCCAGCACCGGCGGGGCGCCGTTCCCGCCGCCCGTGGGCAGCGTCAAGGGAATCTGCCGGATGGCGCGCACGTTGTGCGTCACGTCCTCGCCGACTTCGCCGTCGCCGCGCGTGGCGGCCTGCACGAGGCGGCCGTTTTCGTAGCGCAGGCTCATGGCCAGGCCGTCGAACTTGGGCTCGGCCACGTATTCGACCGGCGCATCGCCCTCGGTGAGCTTGAGTTCGCGCCGTACGCGGGCATCGAAGGTGCGGGCGCCGCTGGCTTCGGTGTCGGTCTCGGTGCGGATGCTGAGCATGGCCACGCGGTGGCGCACGGGCGACAGGCCCTCCATCACCGCGCCGATCACTCGCTGGGTGGGCGAGTCGGGTGTGACGAGGTCCGGGTGGGCCTCTTCCAGCGCCTGCAGTTCACGGAACACCCGGTCGTACTCGGCGTCGGGCACCGTGGGTTCGTCGAGCACGTAGTACTGGTGGGCCCAGCGGTTGAGCTGGGCGCGCAGCGCGTCAATGGCCTTGGCGGGTTGCAGGGGCAGCGCGCCGGCTGCGGAAGGTTTGGAATCAGTCACCAAGGATGGAACCCAGAAAAGTAGGAGGCGCCTGCACGTTCACAGGAATGGCAGCGGGCATGGCGCGCTGCAGGAAATCCACGACCCGCGCATCGATCCGCCCGAACCCGGGGGCTCGCCCGCGTGGCGCTCGAACACGTAGCTGCGCTGCCCCGGCGTGCCCTTGACCACGATGGCCCGAACGTCTGCCATCGGCACCGCGACATGGCCGGGGCGCACGTTCTGGGGCAGGCTCAGGAAGACTTCCGAACCGTCGATGCGTACCAGGGGCTTGCCCATGCGGCCGAATTGGCGCCGGGCACGCCAACCGGCGATGGCGGGGGCGATGAAAAACCCCAGGTAGACCAGGCCAACGTAGTTGAACCTGCCGATGGTCCGGTACTGCCACAGCGCAACACCCGCGACCACCAGGCACCCGATGGCTGGCAACCACCGATCCAGGACGGCGTTCAAGGGGCGAAACAGCCCCTGGGGTGTTTCCACCACCGGGGGAAACAGCACGTGCCACCAGCGCATGGGGTGTCCTTTCGGCCCGGGATGACCGGCCACTCAGCTGAACAGGCGGCGCGCCAGCAGCGAGCCGGCCGACAGCTCGCGGCTGTCGAGCTTGTCGTACAGCAGTTCCAGGTCGGCGGCGATGGGGTCCATGGTCATGGCGGGCAGCGGCGTGCCGTTCTGGTCGCACAGGGCGCCGTCCATGGCCTCGCCCAGGGCGGCGGCCACTTCGCGCAGGCGCGCGAACGGCTGCTCGGAGCGGTGCACCTGGGCCACGTCCAGGCTCAGCGTGATGTCGCGGATCGCCGACTGCTCGGGGTCGTCGGACAGCGCGAACTGCGTGTCGTATGCCAGCGTGAGCACGGGCGGCAGGCCCGGGCCGCTGGCGGGCAGCACCAGCCGGCCGGGAATGGGCCCGGCCGTGAAGCCCACGCGCACCGCGTTCTGCTGCACGTAGCCCGGGCTCCAGGCGGCATGGCGCGCCCGCAGCACGAAGG
This region of Acidovorax sp. GBBC 1281 genomic DNA includes:
- a CDS encoding type VI secretion system amidase effector protein Tae4, which gives rise to MTVSAMPNFQDIWKNHPNVKGDAPLLNKAAYENQCAINFSAALMRAGVDFKTFRGVRSWQQGTEKYPIRAQEVADWVAAGGTRLPIRIEKFTGAQAFGHAESSAGMKDRTGLVFFQNYWGPGMQGDHIDLWNGSRLSDRGSWLRIHLRIGGFGVHSIFSDVSDMEKAQAVWFWQLA
- a CDS encoding penicillin-binding protein 1A, which codes for MPPVLASLRARLTAAWRGHAAPLLARAWAFAARHLRSRRAVLWALLAVPLALLLYVLALVPFTPAISDIRKAKTEQPAQLVSADGRLLAEYKWVNREWVALEDIAPSVKDALIATEDHRFYDHFGLDWRRTGSALIRTLGGDKQGGSTITQQLARNLYPEDIGRAPTLTRKLKEAITALKIEVLYSKDEILETYLNTVPFLYNAYGIEMAARTYFDKSADKLTVLESATLIGMLKGTSYYNPVLNPERAQERRNTVLSQMKKRGKLSAEQYDTLSRRPLRIRFERQIETAGPAPHLAQQLRKQLIDWADRNGYSLYADGLVVRTTIDSRLQTLANQAVARQGRQLQGVADGAWASRSAWNPKGPLVQALVRESAQYEAAVAKGATPDEALQGLLDDASFMRQLRQQKTRVQAGFLALDPRTGEVRAWVGSRDFATDPFDHVQAARRQPGSTFKPFVYGAAFANGLLPTDTLMDEAVEIPLGGRQVWRPTDEGPPSNAPMTLADGLAYSKNTITAQVMQKVGPERVARWAQAMGVRESRLDVVPSLALGTSPVTLKEMVAAYGTIANGGQYRAPIVITRIEDKNGKVLEDFAPADPERAAGLPAVQALRDAMRGVIDKGTGAAIRTRYGITADVAGKTGTTQDNTDGWFILMHPQLVAGAWAGFNDGRITLRSDYWGQGAHSALPIVGEVFQQALRTKVIDARERFIDEEEKSGWVDSAVGGVRTWVYDLFGRRTGPAADTPPPAQGTAPVEPAMRPASEASAPQNLSEAPDISEAPLKPLQDATPDAPPVATPIEGGDLPGASFGGQPTVPAVPHSLGQPAAPSPASPQNGGTGDAAAPMAPASAGGGLPFFIESKP
- the ligA gene encoding NAD-dependent DNA ligase LigA yields the protein MTDSKPSAAGALPLQPAKAIDALRAQLNRWAHQYYVLDEPTVPDAEYDRVFRELQALEEAHPDLVTPDSPTQRVIGAVMEGLSPVRHRVAMLSIRTETDTEASGARTFDARVRRELKLTEGDAPVEYVAEPKFDGLAMSLRYENGRLVQAATRGDGEVGEDVTHNVRAIRQIPLTLPTGGGNGAPPVLEVRGEVYMRRADFDRLNERQREAGGKTFVNPRNAAAGAVRQLDSGISAQRPLSFFAYGLGDVTSAGEGGPDFGTHYDMLQALKGWGFPVAAQVRVAHGADELIAFHQAIGASRDRLPYDIDGVVYKVNRLDLQRQLGFVTREPRWAVAHKYPAQEMVTRMDGIDVQVGRTGKLTPVARMAPVFVGGVTVTNATLHNLFELRRKKARVGDQVIVRRAGDVIPEVVAVVPPALGAAMPVPEPAGKRGATAGPAAAAATDALVDLVDLVDMAAAADAAGSDAPVSLPAPPRHPYVPNFRMPRQCPICGSAVVREKGEVNHRCSGGLFCAAQRKEAILHFAARRAMDIEGLGDKLVDQLVEGQVIRTLPDLYRLGLTALSSLERMAEKSAQNVLAALEKSKQATLPRFLFGLGIRHVGEATAKDLARHFGGLDAIMDASVEQLLEVNDVGPVVAEAIRTFFDQPHNREVVEQLRKPVPEGCGVTWPEGAPAERAVLPLAGQTIVLTGTLPTLSRDEAKDLLEAAGAKVAGSVSRKTSYVVAGEEAGSKLVKAQELGVPVLDEAGMLALLGRESA